Proteins found in one Alteromonas macleodii genomic segment:
- a CDS encoding peptidoglycan DD-metalloendopeptidase family protein → MHKPLFYIGFLLYFCMLIGGCAGRTAPAPVVLLNSQVSDGSEEYTKKTYKVQRGDTLYAVAWYTGNDYRDLAKYNHLSAPYTIFPGQILKVTPPSNVALAPVKSKVKTKRSTTPTTSKVDKSLVDHPSPQAYRESEKVVKPQKVTTVKKPSQSVKKQTPTSFPSKVQKWVWPAEGKLVDTFSKSESGNKGIDIAGAKGSKVVAAADGKVVYSGSALRGYGKLVIIKHTDTFLSAYAYNDTILVKEREWVSAGQQIATMGDSGTNSVKLHFEVRYRGKSLDPMKYLPVLK, encoded by the coding sequence ATGCATAAGCCTCTTTTTTATATAGGTTTTTTGTTATATTTTTGTATGCTTATTGGGGGATGCGCAGGAAGAACTGCTCCTGCCCCTGTTGTTTTATTAAATAGTCAAGTTTCAGATGGAAGCGAAGAGTACACAAAAAAAACCTATAAAGTGCAACGAGGCGACACACTTTATGCAGTAGCTTGGTACACCGGAAACGACTATCGCGATCTAGCAAAATACAACCATTTATCAGCCCCTTACACCATTTTTCCTGGCCAAATTTTAAAGGTTACACCACCGTCAAATGTAGCTCTAGCCCCCGTCAAATCTAAAGTTAAGACCAAACGGTCAACAACTCCGACCACCTCTAAAGTAGACAAAAGTTTGGTTGACCACCCATCGCCACAAGCGTATCGTGAAAGTGAAAAAGTTGTTAAGCCACAAAAAGTTACGACAGTCAAGAAGCCGTCACAAAGCGTCAAAAAACAAACGCCGACGAGCTTTCCAAGCAAAGTACAAAAGTGGGTATGGCCTGCAGAAGGTAAGTTAGTTGATACCTTCAGTAAGTCAGAGTCAGGCAACAAAGGAATTGATATCGCTGGTGCCAAAGGCAGTAAAGTCGTTGCAGCAGCAGATGGAAAAGTTGTTTACTCAGGGAGTGCCTTAAGAGGTTACGGTAAGTTAGTTATTATCAAACACACCGATACTTTCTTAAGTGCTTACGCCTACAACGACACTATTTTAGTTAAAGAGCGAGAATGGGTGTCAGCGGGGCAGCAGATTGCAACCATGGGTGATAGCGGAACAAATTCGGTAAAACTTCACTTTGAAGTTAGGTATAGAGGGAAATCATTAGACCCGATGAAATACCTGCCAGTATTAAAATAA
- a CDS encoding Lrp/AsnC family transcriptional regulator: MDNVDKKILALLQQDGKLSNAKLAEMLNMSETPCWRRVKRLESEGYIENYQANLNKRKLGYGVLAFVQLTYIAHDTKTTNDFIDIIQRCDNVLSCHNTTGGADFLLQVVAKDLDDYGHFVDSVLRKLPGISDISSSISLRELKSSNRLPLAN; this comes from the coding sequence ATGGATAATGTTGATAAGAAAATTTTAGCGCTGCTTCAGCAAGACGGAAAACTTTCAAATGCCAAACTGGCTGAAATGCTAAATATGAGTGAAACCCCGTGTTGGAGGCGCGTAAAGCGATTAGAAAGCGAGGGGTACATCGAGAACTACCAAGCGAACTTAAACAAACGTAAATTAGGCTATGGCGTGTTGGCATTTGTCCAGCTCACCTATATTGCTCATGACACAAAAACGACAAATGATTTTATTGATATTATTCAACGGTGCGACAATGTATTAAGCTGTCACAATACCACTGGTGGCGCTGACTTTTTGCTACAAGTGGTAGCGAAAGACTTAGACGATTACGGTCACTTTGTAGATAGTGTATTACGAAAACTACCGGGCATATCAGATATTTCATCAAGCATTTCGCTAAGAGAACTTAAGTCATCAAATCGACTCCCACTCGCTAACTGA
- the ispF gene encoding 2-C-methyl-D-erythritol 2,4-cyclodiphosphate synthase — protein sequence MRIGHGFDVHKFGGDGPITIGGVRIDYEQGLVAHSDGDVLLHALCDAMLGAAALGDIGKHFPDTDDAYAGADSRVLLRHVVNVVKEKGYKLSNADMTIVAQAPKMAPHIKAMREIIAQDCNVALDDINVKATTTEKLGYTGRKEGIASHAVVLLEKL from the coding sequence ATGCGAATAGGACACGGTTTTGATGTACACAAATTTGGCGGCGACGGCCCCATCACCATAGGTGGCGTGCGCATCGACTACGAACAAGGCCTTGTGGCACATTCTGATGGCGACGTATTGCTTCATGCACTTTGCGATGCAATGCTAGGTGCGGCAGCACTTGGTGATATTGGCAAGCATTTCCCTGATACAGACGATGCCTACGCAGGTGCAGACAGTCGCGTACTGTTGCGCCACGTTGTGAATGTAGTGAAAGAAAAAGGCTACAAGTTAAGCAATGCCGATATGACGATAGTGGCGCAGGCGCCGAAAATGGCCCCACATATTAAAGCTATGCGCGAGATTATCGCGCAAGACTGTAATGTAGCGCTTGACGACATTAATGTAAAAGCAACGACAACGGAAAAACTCGGTTATACCGGCCGCAAAGAAGGCATTGCCTCTCACGCTGTCGTGCTATTGGAAAAACTATGA
- a CDS encoding methyl-accepting chemotaxis protein codes for MWLRKFSLIQRLGIIVALITLLFLLLTAVVLNRHYEALKQKSYDENQHLVEVVHTMLASFEARSDVDEATAKQQALAAVKKLRYDGSNYFWIQDQTPSMVMHPIKPALDGKDLRTFKDGNGKAFFIEMAQKVKAQGDGFVDYVWPLPGEETPTDKISYVKEFKPWGWTVGSGIYLTNLEEEFAHLRNLILVFCLVSIVLVVLLVYVIGGSIVKPVQEVSERMKDISQGEGDLTRSLPETGQDEVTRLARYFNEYTDKMRQSLLGIRENISSLTQQAELVETSSQNSNAQAQTQNENMLQVAAAMEEMTTQINDVSSNADSAEKSTSRARGNVQNGAAVVDSTVQDIRSLTSDIESVSTVVTELAAQTDSIGAVLDVIRGIAEQTNLLALNAAIEAARAGEQGRGFAVVADEVRTLASRTGQSTDEIQAMIEKLQSNAKSAVDAVQISQSASTKTVDNAIQANQNLQEADRLMTEIADMSSEIARATEQQAEAATEANVRINALSGAADSSLKTADELAAASQALKSSCLAIMDIANRFKL; via the coding sequence ATGTGGTTACGAAAATTTAGTTTAATTCAACGTTTGGGCATTATTGTTGCCCTAATTACTCTGCTGTTTTTATTGCTAACCGCTGTTGTCTTAAACAGGCACTATGAAGCTTTAAAACAAAAGTCCTATGACGAAAACCAACACTTGGTTGAAGTAGTTCACACTATGCTCGCTAGCTTCGAAGCGCGTAGCGACGTAGACGAGGCTACGGCTAAACAACAGGCGTTAGCAGCGGTAAAGAAGCTGCGATATGACGGCAGCAATTACTTTTGGATCCAAGACCAAACCCCCTCTATGGTTATGCATCCCATTAAGCCGGCGCTCGATGGTAAAGACCTAAGAACATTTAAAGACGGAAACGGCAAAGCCTTTTTTATAGAAATGGCGCAGAAAGTTAAAGCGCAAGGGGACGGCTTTGTCGATTACGTGTGGCCTCTTCCCGGCGAAGAAACCCCTACTGACAAAATTTCTTATGTAAAAGAATTTAAACCGTGGGGCTGGACTGTCGGTTCAGGAATCTACCTTACAAACCTTGAAGAAGAGTTCGCGCACCTTCGCAACCTAATCTTGGTATTTTGCCTAGTGAGCATTGTATTAGTTGTATTGCTGGTTTATGTGATAGGCGGAAGCATAGTAAAGCCTGTCCAAGAAGTGTCTGAACGGATGAAAGATATTTCTCAGGGAGAAGGCGACCTCACTCGCTCTCTTCCTGAAACTGGGCAAGACGAAGTTACTCGGTTAGCCCGCTACTTTAACGAGTACACCGATAAAATGCGTCAATCTTTGCTGGGTATTCGCGAAAATATCAGCTCTCTTACCCAGCAAGCTGAACTCGTAGAGACGTCCAGCCAAAATAGTAATGCACAAGCGCAAACACAAAACGAGAATATGCTGCAGGTTGCTGCAGCAATGGAAGAAATGACAACGCAGATTAACGATGTCAGCAGTAATGCGGATTCTGCAGAAAAGAGTACAAGTCGTGCCCGAGGGAACGTTCAAAACGGTGCAGCAGTGGTGGATAGTACAGTACAAGATATCCGCTCGTTGACCTCTGATATAGAGAGCGTGAGCACCGTGGTGACTGAACTTGCTGCACAAACAGACAGTATCGGAGCTGTGCTTGACGTAATTCGAGGCATCGCGGAACAAACCAACTTACTCGCACTTAATGCCGCTATTGAAGCCGCTCGAGCCGGTGAACAAGGAAGGGGCTTTGCCGTAGTAGCAGATGAAGTTCGCACCTTGGCAAGTCGAACCGGACAAAGTACTGATGAAATTCAAGCTATGATTGAAAAGCTGCAGAGTAACGCGAAAAGTGCGGTAGACGCAGTACAAATCAGTCAGTCTGCGTCAACCAAAACGGTAGACAATGCCATACAAGCGAACCAGAACCTTCAGGAAGCTGACCGCCTGATGACGGAAATTGCGGATATGAGCAGTGAAATTGCCCGAGCCACTGAACAGCAGGCGGAAGCCGCCACTGAAGCAAATGTGCGAATAAATGCGTTGTCGGGTGCTGCTGATAGTAGTTTGAAAACAGCAGATGAACTGGCAGCTGCAAGCCAAGCACTTAAAAGCAGTTGTCTGGCAATTATGGATATAGCAAACCGTTTTAAGCTGTAA
- the ftsB gene encoding cell division protein FtsB, translated as MLQGKWLPIVLIVLLGLLQYRLWFGKNSIPDYFNRKQEVHTQALQNANLAQRNALLKADISDLKIGLEAIEERARNELGLIKKGETFYRILPADAK; from the coding sequence GTGTTACAAGGTAAATGGCTTCCCATTGTGTTAATAGTACTTCTTGGTCTATTGCAATACAGACTATGGTTTGGAAAAAATAGTATTCCCGATTACTTCAACCGAAAACAAGAAGTTCATACACAAGCCCTTCAAAACGCGAATCTTGCTCAGCGCAATGCGTTACTTAAAGCTGATATCAGCGATTTAAAAATTGGACTAGAAGCCATTGAAGAAAGAGCGCGAAATGAACTCGGTTTGATTAAAAAGGGAGAAACCTTTTACCGTATTTTGCCCGCAGATGCTAAGTGA
- a CDS encoding zinc-dependent alcohol dehydrogenase family protein — MKAVVFETFGGKLNIQDVKKPTPKSHGVVIRVKATGVCRSDWHGWMGHDDGISLPHVPGHEFAGVVESVGSDVKRFKAGDKVTVPFISACGRCSECSSGNHQVCGNQTQPGFTHWGSFAEYVEIDFGDVNLVHLPEEIDFVTAASLGCRFATSFRAVVDQGNVSAGQWVAVHGCGGVGLSAVMIASSIGANVIAVDISDDALALAQKLGADVVINAKNEKDVSATIKRLSLGGAHVSIDALGNPITCVNSVNSLRMRGKHVQVGLLLAEQSTPPIPMDAVVAHELEVIGSHGMQAYRYEAMFGMITAKKLNPQALIGKIISLEGAPTALSEMDKYSQPGVTIVSFDEK, encoded by the coding sequence ATGAAAGCAGTAGTATTTGAAACGTTTGGCGGAAAATTAAATATTCAGGACGTAAAGAAGCCCACGCCTAAATCTCACGGGGTAGTGATTCGTGTAAAAGCCACAGGTGTGTGCCGCAGCGATTGGCATGGTTGGATGGGGCATGACGATGGAATAAGTTTACCTCATGTACCAGGTCATGAATTTGCTGGCGTTGTAGAGTCCGTTGGAAGCGACGTAAAGCGATTCAAAGCAGGCGATAAAGTGACAGTTCCTTTCATTAGTGCGTGTGGAAGATGTTCAGAATGCTCTTCGGGTAATCATCAAGTATGCGGCAACCAAACACAGCCGGGCTTTACTCACTGGGGCTCGTTCGCAGAATACGTAGAAATCGACTTTGGTGATGTTAACTTGGTCCACCTTCCTGAAGAAATAGACTTCGTGACTGCAGCTAGTTTGGGTTGCCGTTTTGCTACATCGTTTAGGGCAGTGGTTGATCAAGGTAATGTGAGCGCTGGGCAATGGGTTGCTGTTCATGGCTGCGGTGGCGTTGGGCTATCCGCTGTGATGATTGCATCAAGTATTGGTGCCAACGTTATTGCCGTCGATATTTCAGACGACGCATTAGCATTGGCACAAAAATTAGGCGCTGATGTAGTGATAAATGCTAAAAATGAAAAGGATGTGTCTGCGACAATTAAGCGCCTCTCATTAGGCGGTGCGCATGTGTCAATTGATGCATTAGGAAATCCCATCACCTGTGTAAACTCGGTAAATAGCCTAAGAATGCGCGGTAAACATGTACAGGTTGGTCTGCTTTTAGCTGAACAATCGACGCCGCCCATTCCTATGGATGCGGTTGTAGCACACGAGCTTGAAGTGATAGGTAGTCACGGTATGCAGGCGTATCGCTACGAGGCCATGTTTGGCATGATCACAGCGAAAAAGCTGAACCCCCAAGCACTGATTGGAAAGATAATTTCACTTGAAGGTGCGCCAACAGCGCTCTCTGAGATGGACAAATACTCGCAACCAGGCGTGACTATCGTTTCTTTTGATGAAAAGTAA
- a CDS encoding TIGR03545 family protein, with translation MSSGSKGKPILLWVAGFFVLLFLVYFLFANTIIKSILESKLGESYGAEVNIDEFDHSLFPTTVTLKGIALTNPTKPSHNQVFVGEANADVELKPLLDDQVIVNNLNLLEVQFDTKRESEGEVYRVPERSLSFDEIKTKAKEAVPTVDELLARNPLKTTAAIENAKSAYETYGKGLKDDYESLPDKSRIEYYKTQVAQLKETNYKDPQALVQAKSAFDKLKEEMQVDRALISNFTEKASDAKQALSASVEALKKAPQEDYALLKGVIAGDQAALSQVTYFVFGDKAAEYTEYLMAAMQIVMPLIQGEEKSEAPADVPSILVKEANVSVLWQNESITSKWNNITNVHEVFGNPTTFTIEAAGDLLKSFTSSGEFWIDGEGVDASQVWELAGVNMSDITFSGNETLNAVLKSALMKTNGSMKVTDNMLTGTGEVDLQQLVMEATGTSDITSAIAQALQTLSSLNMTMLLDGTLSDPGFNIKSDLDNKLAKAALSQLTASQKDRLDELNTKLNNMISSEQSLLSGELVDVNSMLSAAQGDSAALQELLQAQLNNVVEQQKSKLFDKLKGKFGQGE, from the coding sequence ATGAGTAGTGGTTCTAAGGGGAAGCCTATTTTACTATGGGTTGCCGGTTTTTTCGTGTTGCTATTCTTGGTGTACTTTTTGTTCGCCAACACCATTATAAAATCTATTCTTGAATCAAAATTAGGGGAATCATACGGCGCCGAAGTTAATATTGACGAATTCGACCACTCTCTTTTCCCCACTACCGTTACCCTAAAAGGCATCGCGCTAACCAACCCAACCAAGCCATCTCACAACCAAGTTTTTGTAGGTGAAGCTAATGCGGACGTCGAGTTAAAGCCACTGCTTGATGATCAGGTTATTGTTAATAACCTAAACCTTTTAGAAGTACAGTTTGATACCAAGCGTGAGTCAGAAGGTGAAGTTTATCGCGTTCCAGAGCGCTCACTGTCGTTCGATGAAATCAAAACGAAAGCGAAAGAGGCCGTGCCTACGGTTGATGAACTACTTGCACGCAACCCGCTAAAAACGACCGCAGCCATCGAAAATGCCAAGTCTGCCTACGAAACGTATGGCAAAGGCCTTAAAGATGATTATGAATCTTTGCCTGATAAATCGCGCATTGAGTACTACAAAACGCAGGTCGCTCAGCTAAAAGAAACAAACTACAAAGACCCGCAGGCACTGGTTCAAGCGAAGTCAGCATTCGATAAGCTGAAAGAAGAAATGCAGGTAGACCGCGCGCTTATTAGCAACTTCACTGAAAAGGCTAGCGATGCAAAACAGGCCTTAAGTGCAAGTGTTGAAGCGCTCAAAAAAGCACCTCAGGAAGACTATGCTTTACTTAAAGGTGTTATTGCTGGCGATCAGGCCGCCCTTTCTCAGGTAACCTATTTTGTATTTGGCGATAAAGCAGCGGAATACACCGAATACCTGATGGCGGCGATGCAAATAGTTATGCCGCTTATACAGGGCGAAGAAAAAAGCGAAGCGCCTGCTGACGTACCCTCAATTTTAGTAAAAGAGGCTAATGTCTCTGTACTATGGCAAAACGAATCTATCACGAGCAAGTGGAACAATATTACTAACGTTCACGAAGTATTTGGTAACCCTACCACCTTCACCATTGAAGCGGCTGGCGATTTATTAAAGTCGTTTACCTCTAGCGGTGAGTTTTGGATTGACGGTGAAGGTGTTGATGCTAGCCAGGTATGGGAGCTAGCCGGTGTGAATATGTCTGACATTACATTTAGCGGCAATGAAACACTAAATGCTGTGCTTAAATCGGCGCTAATGAAAACCAATGGCTCGATGAAAGTCACTGATAACATGCTTACCGGTACCGGCGAAGTCGACCTACAGCAGCTTGTTATGGAAGCCACTGGCACCAGTGATATTACCAGCGCGATCGCGCAGGCACTGCAAACCTTAAGTAGTCTGAACATGACCATGTTGCTTGATGGCACCCTTTCAGACCCTGGCTTTAACATCAAGTCTGACCTTGACAATAAACTTGCAAAAGCAGCACTTTCGCAGCTTACTGCTAGTCAGAAAGATAGACTAGACGAGTTAAATACTAAGCTCAACAATATGATAAGTAGCGAGCAGTCCCTTCTATCTGGTGAGCTTGTTGACGTAAACAGTATGCTTAGCGCAGCCCAAGGTGACAGTGCAGCCCTTCAGGAACTACTTCAAGCTCAGCTTAACAACGTTGTCGAGCAGCAAAAAAGTAAACTGTTTGATAAATTGAAGGGTAAATTTGGTCAGGGTGAATAA
- the truD gene encoding tRNA pseudouridine(13) synthase TruD: protein MKPLNTDHWQYYFTKPVSTGIFKFQADDFQVVEDLGYTPCGEGEHQFVFIEKTNTNTAFVAEQLARFVNLPLRQITYAGRKDKYAVTQQWFGIHAPGKPDFDFSNFELEGVKVLKQMRHNKKLRTGQLKGNHFTITLRQVLHPEAIEERLQEIAEHGVPNYYGEQRFGVMRLNDMGEVQRGGNLVMAERMVNGETIRHRNKRSMALSALRSWLFNEMLSTRLEKGTFDKVNQGDALVLSGSNSFFINEGAEGSEQQQDAQRRFTAKDVCPSAPLWGKGALVTQADVLALEQSVAAQNSEVIDFLSQCGFEQERRAIKIWPSQLEWQSKGDTFTISFALPSGCFATSVLRECVETLSPINRV, encoded by the coding sequence ATGAAGCCCTTAAACACTGATCACTGGCAGTACTATTTCACAAAGCCTGTATCTACTGGCATATTTAAATTCCAAGCCGACGACTTTCAAGTTGTTGAAGATTTAGGCTATACACCCTGCGGTGAAGGTGAGCACCAATTTGTGTTTATTGAAAAAACCAACACAAATACCGCATTTGTGGCAGAACAGCTTGCGCGCTTCGTTAACTTGCCACTACGCCAAATTACTTATGCTGGTCGTAAAGATAAATACGCAGTAACACAACAGTGGTTTGGCATACATGCCCCAGGCAAACCTGATTTCGATTTTAGCAATTTCGAACTGGAAGGCGTTAAAGTACTCAAACAAATGCGCCATAACAAAAAGCTGCGTACGGGTCAGCTTAAAGGCAATCACTTCACGATTACCTTGCGTCAGGTATTACACCCAGAAGCTATTGAAGAGCGTTTGCAAGAAATTGCAGAGCACGGGGTACCTAATTACTACGGCGAGCAACGCTTTGGTGTAATGCGCTTAAATGATATGGGTGAAGTGCAGCGTGGCGGAAACCTGGTAATGGCCGAACGCATGGTAAATGGTGAAACCATTAGGCACCGTAACAAACGCTCTATGGCACTTTCTGCTTTACGCAGCTGGCTGTTCAATGAAATGCTTTCAACGCGCCTTGAAAAAGGAACATTTGATAAAGTAAACCAAGGCGATGCACTGGTGCTTTCCGGGTCTAATAGCTTTTTCATTAATGAAGGTGCTGAAGGCTCAGAACAGCAACAAGATGCACAACGTCGCTTTACTGCAAAAGACGTGTGCCCTTCAGCGCCACTTTGGGGTAAAGGTGCACTCGTTACGCAAGCTGACGTATTAGCATTGGAGCAGTCTGTTGCTGCGCAAAATAGTGAAGTTATCGATTTTTTAAGTCAATGCGGGTTCGAACAAGAGCGCCGAGCGATAAAAATTTGGCCTTCACAGCTTGAATGGCAGAGTAAGGGTGATACATTTACTATCTCGTTTGCGCTTCCGAGCGGCTGCTTTGCAACCTCGGTCCTTAGAGAATGCGTGGAGACCTTATCCCCCATTAACCGGGTTTAA
- a CDS encoding protein-L-isoaspartate(D-aspartate) O-methyltransferase, which produces MRASRKGDALAQLLYNEGIRSQAVLNAIAGTPRESFLPDALKHKAYQNTALPIGQGQTISQPYIVAKMTELLLDSPNKPEKVLEIGTGSGYQTAILAQLFAKVFSVERIKSLQFQAKRRMNQLDLHNIAMKHGDGWKGWASKGPYDAIIVTAAAASLPQDLCEQLKEGGRLIIPVGNEQQSLLCIDRIEGELKTSTIESVRFVPLVAGELM; this is translated from the coding sequence ATGAGAGCTTCTAGAAAAGGAGACGCGTTAGCACAACTGCTTTATAACGAGGGAATACGTTCACAAGCAGTATTAAACGCCATTGCTGGTACGCCGCGGGAGAGCTTCTTGCCCGACGCGCTTAAACATAAGGCTTATCAAAATACGGCATTGCCTATAGGCCAAGGCCAAACAATTTCGCAGCCTTATATCGTTGCGAAAATGACTGAGCTATTGCTTGATAGCCCCAACAAACCTGAAAAAGTGCTGGAGATAGGCACAGGCTCAGGTTATCAAACGGCTATTCTTGCACAGCTATTTGCGAAGGTTTTTAGTGTAGAGCGTATTAAATCACTGCAGTTTCAAGCGAAGCGCCGAATGAATCAACTCGACCTTCACAATATTGCAATGAAACACGGCGATGGTTGGAAAGGCTGGGCGTCAAAAGGCCCGTACGACGCTATTATCGTTACCGCTGCTGCTGCGAGCCTTCCCCAGGATTTGTGCGAACAGCTAAAAGAAGGTGGGCGACTTATAATTCCCGTGGGTAACGAACAACAATCGTTGCTGTGTATTGATAGGATTGAAGGGGAACTAAAAACGTCGACCATAGAATCGGTTCGATTTGTTCCCCTTGTAGCAGGAGAGCTAATGTGA
- the rpoS gene encoding RNA polymerase sigma factor RpoS: MGKSNKALESKPQDDLDVIDMPADMKADETLTNDAELENDDAIFSQDDQPKNLDATQLYLGEIGFSPLLTAEEEVYFARRSLKGCEASRKRMIVSNLRLVVKIARRYNNRGLALLDLIEEGNLGLIRAVEKFDPERGFRFSTYATWWIRQTIERAIMNQTRTIRLPIHVVKELNVYLRASRELSQKLDHEPTAEEIAAALDKPVEDVTKMLRLNERITSVDTPIGGENDKALLDIIADEKEFSPEESLQDSDIKSNIVNWLEELNPKQREVLARRFGLMGYEPSTLEDVGAEIGLTRERVRQIQVEALRRLRDMLGHQGLSLENLFDQMK; this comes from the coding sequence ATGGGTAAGTCAAATAAAGCCTTGGAATCAAAACCGCAAGATGACTTAGATGTCATCGATATGCCAGCTGATATGAAAGCTGACGAAACCTTAACCAACGACGCTGAACTAGAAAATGACGATGCCATTTTCAGTCAGGATGACCAACCTAAAAACCTAGATGCTACACAGCTTTATCTAGGCGAGATTGGTTTTTCACCACTGCTAACCGCAGAAGAAGAAGTTTATTTTGCGCGCCGCTCACTGAAAGGCTGCGAAGCCTCTCGCAAACGTATGATTGTCAGCAACCTTCGCCTTGTTGTTAAGATTGCTCGCCGTTATAACAACCGTGGACTAGCACTTCTCGATTTAATTGAAGAAGGCAATTTAGGACTAATTCGTGCCGTAGAAAAGTTTGATCCTGAACGCGGATTCCGCTTTTCAACGTATGCAACTTGGTGGATTCGCCAAACTATCGAACGCGCGATTATGAATCAAACGCGTACTATTCGTTTGCCTATCCACGTAGTGAAAGAACTAAACGTTTATTTACGTGCTTCTCGTGAACTTTCACAAAAGCTTGACCATGAGCCAACTGCAGAAGAAATTGCAGCGGCCCTAGATAAGCCAGTGGAAGATGTAACAAAGATGCTTCGCTTAAATGAACGCATTACCTCTGTCGATACACCTATCGGCGGAGAAAATGATAAAGCACTGCTTGATATTATTGCTGATGAGAAAGAGTTTAGCCCTGAAGAGAGCTTACAAGACTCTGATATCAAAAGTAATATCGTAAATTGGCTTGAAGAGCTAAACCCTAAGCAGCGCGAGGTACTCGCTCGCCGTTTTGGTCTTATGGGATATGAGCCTTCAACCCTTGAAGATGTGGGTGCAGAAATTGGATTAACACGTGAGCGTGTTCGACAAATTCAGGTAGAAGCACTTCGCCGTCTTCGCGATATGCTGGGTCATCAAGGCCTTTCATTAGAGAACTTGTTCGACCAAATGAAGTAG
- the ispD gene encoding 2-C-methyl-D-erythritol 4-phosphate cytidylyltransferase, with product MTSPRVVAVIPAAGVGSRMKADRPKQYLTLNGKTILEHTIDALLTHPLVDEVVVAISPGDAYFDTYGLREKPIHVVDGGKERADSVLSGIMSLGENDWALVHDAARPCIEKNDISALIALTDNESVAGGILATPVRDTMKRVALDTNTDTNIISHTEDRDGLWHALTPQFFPATLLKQALQEGLAKGAAITDEASAMELAGYKVAMVNGSPANIKITHPADLPLAEFYLKQKFNAQGDNLQSQSAQDQKANL from the coding sequence ATGACATCGCCCCGCGTTGTTGCGGTTATCCCCGCAGCCGGAGTTGGCAGCCGCATGAAAGCCGACCGTCCCAAACAGTACCTTACCTTAAACGGTAAAACCATTCTTGAACACACCATAGACGCATTGTTAACCCATCCGTTAGTTGACGAGGTTGTGGTGGCCATCAGTCCAGGCGATGCATACTTCGATACCTATGGACTGAGGGAAAAACCAATTCATGTGGTAGACGGTGGCAAAGAACGGGCAGACAGCGTACTTAGCGGCATCATGTCTTTGGGCGAGAATGACTGGGCTTTAGTGCATGATGCAGCCCGCCCCTGTATTGAAAAGAACGACATTTCAGCGCTTATTGCCTTAACAGACAATGAGTCGGTTGCCGGCGGTATTCTGGCAACCCCCGTTAGAGACACTATGAAGCGAGTTGCGCTTGATACGAATACCGACACCAATATCATTTCTCACACCGAGGACAGAGATGGCCTGTGGCACGCGCTAACGCCACAGTTCTTTCCCGCAACACTTTTAAAGCAAGCCCTTCAGGAAGGTTTAGCGAAAGGTGCAGCGATTACTGACGAGGCGTCGGCTATGGAGCTTGCTGGCTACAAAGTAGCTATGGTTAATGGAAGCCCTGCTAATATAAAAATTACCCACCCAGCCGACCTTCCTCTGGCAGAATTCTATCTTAAGCAAAAATTTAACGCGCAAGGCGACAATCTGCAAAGCCAAAGCGCGCAAGATCAAAAGGCAAATTTATAA
- a CDS encoding YqaA family protein: MKLFEPCYDMALRWARHRHATKYLGGLSFSESVFFPIPPDVMLAPMALSQPNKAWQFALITTVASILGGIAGYWLGYFAFDAWLAPLVESWGYTHKIETAMQWFKDYGVWVVFLAGFSPIPYKVFTVSAGFLQMAFLPFLLASAVGRGARFFLVAGLMRWGGAPMEQKLRQYVEVLGWAVVILAVLAYLLLR, from the coding sequence GTGAAGCTTTTTGAGCCGTGTTATGACATGGCGTTACGCTGGGCGAGGCATCGCCACGCAACCAAATATTTAGGTGGGTTAAGCTTCTCAGAGTCGGTTTTCTTCCCCATTCCCCCTGACGTAATGCTTGCACCGATGGCCTTGTCGCAGCCTAATAAGGCATGGCAGTTTGCTCTGATTACTACCGTTGCCTCTATTTTGGGTGGTATTGCGGGCTACTGGCTTGGTTACTTTGCGTTTGATGCTTGGCTCGCTCCGCTTGTAGAAAGCTGGGGGTATACCCATAAAATTGAAACCGCAATGCAATGGTTCAAAGACTATGGTGTATGGGTAGTCTTTCTTGCGGGGTTTTCCCCCATTCCCTATAAAGTATTTACGGTAAGCGCCGGTTTCTTGCAAATGGCTTTTCTACCATTTTTACTTGCATCTGCAGTAGGGCGTGGCGCGCGTTTCTTTTTAGTCGCGGGGCTAATGCGCTGGGGTGGAGCTCCTATGGAACAAAAATTAAGACAGTATGTAGAAGTGCTTGGGTGGGCAGTTGTCATCCTTGCAGTACTCGCCTATTTACTGCTGCGATGA